A genomic window from Babylonia areolata isolate BAREFJ2019XMU chromosome 9, ASM4173473v1, whole genome shotgun sequence includes:
- the LOC143285732 gene encoding uncharacterized protein LOC143285732, with amino-acid sequence MAAFPSCAGFGLFVFLLLAAAHVGSLSVRKKDYWCRYSDMFVREGYLWKGRCHNCTCVKDKGFQCTGKECTLPYHPDSVGDCAEWEEDGCCCKAEGCKLSDGTIVPLGAVIPPPNNGHPCQHCRCGGGATRYGCFIYECPVCLKYAPRLPGACCAQCAGE; translated from the exons ATGGCAGCGTTCCCTTCCTGTGCTGGATttggtctgtttgtcttcctcctGTTGGCTGCTGCACATGTCGGCTCATTGTCTGTCCGAAAGAAG GACTACTGGTGCCGGTACAGCGACATGTTTGTCCGCGAAGGGTACTTGTGGAAAGGGCGCTGTCACAACTGCACGTGTGTCAAAGACAAGGGTTTCCAGTGCACTGGCAAAGAGTGCACACTGCCTTATCACCCCGACAGTGTCGGCGACTGTGCtgag TGGGAAGAGGACGGGTGCTGCTGTAAGGCGGAGGGCTGCAAGCTGTCTGACGGCACCATCGTTCCCCTGGGAGCCGTGATCCCTCCCCCCAACAACGGTCACCCCTGCCAGCACtgcaggtgtgggggaggggccaCGAGGTACGGCTGCTTCATCTACGAGTGTCCTGTCTGCCTGAAATACGCTCCCCGCCTGCCCGGCGCCTGCTGTGCCCAGTGTGCAG GTGAATAA